One region of Sebastes fasciatus isolate fSebFas1 chromosome 1, fSebFas1.pri, whole genome shotgun sequence genomic DNA includes:
- the ccndbp1 gene encoding cyclin-D1-binding protein 1 homolog, whose amino-acid sequence MSADNCVGNVSVPLRNLLNSIQCIRDRVRDGESNESDGAFNLSNFWDTLNQAVKSVSQEATKLSLAFSKSPLPSQQDGETLSESTLKSVLTLSTVYYWLPKSQGVSLRRQVRNATVEVLEGVAQLVEVILSSPLQSLSQEQLLSTGGVWSACDHFAQLPQDNKAAVLVVLSNQIGVVKDAIEEIEQALSEAQDPFSDVLDDDLEPRGNQDTYWSEKDRRVIGPCQGLMKASAAGLRKLMSAVKANGDVTTSQNLAQLDDLADISKEISPGVDDLALCLYPPMDYSGVENNVSKLAALLKKVLEIIRSSHVCGESQLTWVQFLDGAVDHNLQKAKDLIQQDS is encoded by the exons ATGAGTGCTGATAATTGTGTTGGAAATGTGTCTGTGCCTTTACGAAATCTACTGAACTCCATCCAGTGTATCAGAGACCGAGTCAGAG ATGGAGAGTCCAATGAGTCAGACGGAGCGTTCAACCTCTCCAACTTCTGGGACACTCTGA ACCAGGCAGTGAAGTCCGTGTCCCAGGAAGCCACTAAACTCAGCCTGGCCTTCTCCAAATCCCCGCTGCCATCTCAACAG GACGGAGAGACGTTATCAGAGTCCACCCTGAAGAGTGTCCTCACTCTGTCCACAGTGTATTACTGGCTACCCAAGAGCCAAG gtGTCAGTCTGCGGCGACAGGTCAGAAACGCCACCGTCGAGGTTCTGGAGGGAGTCGCCCAGCTGGTGGAGGTCATACTGAGCTCACCGCTACAGAG TCTGTCCCAGGAACAGTTGTTGTCAACAGGAGGTGTTTGGTCAGCCTGCGACCATTTTGCTCAGTTGCCACAAG ATAATAAGGCAGCCGTGTTGGTGGTTCTGTCCAATCAGATTGGAGTTGTGAAAGACGCCATAGAGGAAATTgaacag GCGTTATCAGAGGCCCAGGACCCGTTCAGTGACGTCCTCGACGATGACCTGGAGCCCCGAGGCAACCAGGACACTTACTGGTCAGAGAAGGACCGGCGCGTGATCGGTCCGTGCCAGGGGCTGATGAAAGCGTCAGCGGCGGGCCTGAGGAAGCTGATGTCGGCCGTCAAAGCCAACGGCGACGTCACCACGTCTCAGAACCTGGCTCAGCTCGACGACCTGGCTGACATCAGCAAGGAAATCAGTCCTGG TGTTGATGACCTGGCTCTCTGCCTCTACCCGCCCATGGACTACAGCGGAGTGGAAAACAAT GTATCTAAATTGGCAGCACTGTTAAAGAAAGTTCTGGAGATCATCAG GTCCAGTCATGTGTGTGGAGAATCACAGCTGACCTGGGTTCAGTTCTTAGACGGAGCCGTCGATCACAACCTGCAGAAAGCCAAAGACCTTATTCAACAGGACAgctag
- the LOC141774903 gene encoding general transcription factor II-I repeat domain-containing protein 2-like isoform X1: MHCIIHQEALCAKTVQLGDVMNTVVKTVNIIRARGLHHREFQAFLSDVDAEYGDLLYHSEVRWLSRGSVPLVPQLYAHMKAFCVKLRLFETQLRNFNVAHFPTLSEVKVAFPEVNLSAKKGKYVSVITSLMTEFSLRFQDFSAIEKEIQLFSTPFLMDAEEVEESLQLELIEMQCDDSLKNQHQLLPLPDFYRSLEEAKFPKRSITAPTKCSAVPIIEL, from the exons ATGCACTGTATCATCCACCAAGAAGCCCTCTGTGCCAAGACAGTCCAGCTTGGCGATGTGATGAACACAGTTGTGAAAACTGTCAACATAATTCGAGCACGAGGGCTCCACCACAGAGAATTTCAAGCTTTCCTATCTGATGTTGATGCTGAATACGGGGACCTACTTTATCATTCTGAAGTGCGCTGGCTCAGTCGCGGCTCCGTGCCTCTTGTGCCACAACTTTACGCACACATGAAAGCATTCTGTGTGAAGCTTCGTCTCTTTGAGACACAGCTACGTAACTTCAATGTTGCGCACTTCCCCACGCTGTCCGAAGTCAAAGTTGCTTTTCCAGAGGTCAACCTTTCTgctaaaaagggaaaatatgtGTCTGTCATCACATCTCTCATGACAGAATTCAGTCTGCGCTTCCAAGATTTTTCTGCCATTGAGAAAGAAATCCAGCTGTTCTCGACTCCCTTCCTGATGGATGCAGAAGAAGTCGAAGAGAGTCTGCAATTAGAGCTCATCGAAATGCAGTGTGATGATTCTCTGAAGAATCAGCATCAGCTTCTCCCCCTACCCGACTTCTACCGGAGCTTGGAAGAGGCCAAGTTTCCAAAGCGCAGCATCACTGCTCCCACTAAGTGCAGCGCTGTTCCCATTATAG AGCTGTGA
- the LOC141774903 gene encoding general transcription factor II-I repeat domain-containing protein 2-like isoform X2: MHCIIHQEALCAKTVQLGDVMNTVVKTVNIIRARGLHHREFQAFLSDVDAEYGDLLYHSEVRWLSRGSVPLVPQLYAHMKAFCVKLRLFETQLRNFNVAHFPTLSEVKVAFPEVNLSAKKGKYVSVITSLMTEFSLRFQDFSAIEKEIQLFSTPFLMDAEEVEESLQLELIEMQCDDSLKNQHQLLPLPDFYRSLEEAKFPKRSITAPTKCSAVPIIGI, from the exons ATGCACTGTATCATCCACCAAGAAGCCCTCTGTGCCAAGACAGTCCAGCTTGGCGATGTGATGAACACAGTTGTGAAAACTGTCAACATAATTCGAGCACGAGGGCTCCACCACAGAGAATTTCAAGCTTTCCTATCTGATGTTGATGCTGAATACGGGGACCTACTTTATCATTCTGAAGTGCGCTGGCTCAGTCGCGGCTCCGTGCCTCTTGTGCCACAACTTTACGCACACATGAAAGCATTCTGTGTGAAGCTTCGTCTCTTTGAGACACAGCTACGTAACTTCAATGTTGCGCACTTCCCCACGCTGTCCGAAGTCAAAGTTGCTTTTCCAGAGGTCAACCTTTCTgctaaaaagggaaaatatgtGTCTGTCATCACATCTCTCATGACAGAATTCAGTCTGCGCTTCCAAGATTTTTCTGCCATTGAGAAAGAAATCCAGCTGTTCTCGACTCCCTTCCTGATGGATGCAGAAGAAGTCGAAGAGAGTCTGCAATTAGAGCTCATCGAAATGCAGTGTGATGATTCTCTGAAGAATCAGCATCAGCTTCTCCCCCTACCCGACTTCTACCGGAGCTTGGAAGAGGCCAAGTTTCCAAAGCGCAGCATCACTGCTCCCACTAAGTGCAGCGCTGTTCCCATTATAG GTATCTAA